Below is a genomic region from Billgrantia tianxiuensis.
AGTCGGGACGCGAGGCTCTCGATGAAGAAGAGGGCCCCGCCGAGGACGAGGTACTGCTACGTACACCCAAGGTGTTGATCAAGCCACGCGGCCAGAACCAACAGAGCTACGTCACCAGCATCCGTCAGCACGACATCAACTTCGGTATTGGCCCGGCCGGTACCGGCAAGACCTACCTGGCCGTCGCCGCGGCGGTGGAAGCGCTCAACCAGCAGGAAGTGCGCCGCATCCTGCTGGTACGCCCGGCCGTGGAGGCCGGCGAGAAACTCGGCTTCCTGCCTGGCGATTTGGCGCAGAAAATCGACCCCTACCTGCGCCCGCTCTACGATGCGCTCTACGAGATGCTCGGCTTCGAGCAGGTCGGTAAGCTAATCGAGCGACAGGTCATCGAGATCGCTCCGCTGGCCTACATGCGTGGGCGCACCCTGAACAATGCCTTCATCATTCTCGACGAGAGCCAGAACACCACCCGCGAACAGATGAAGATGTTCCTGACTCGCATCGGCTTCGGCTCCACCGCGGTGATCACCGGCGACGTCACCCAGGTCGACCTGCCACGTGGGCAGAGCTCCGGGCTGATCCAGGTTCTCGAGGTTCTCAAGGATACCGCCGGCATCGGCGTGACCCACTTCGCCGCCAAGGACGTGGTGCGCCACCCGCTGGTGCAACGCATCATCGAAGCCTACGACAGCTTCGAGGCCGCCGAGGAGGCCCAGGAGCGGGCCCGCCGCGAAGCGCGTGAGCGCGAACGCGAGGCGCTGCGTCTGGAGCGCGAGCGTAACAGGGAAGACGACGGAAAATGACCGCGGTTCCCATCGTCGACCTTCAACTGATCACCACGGGCCAGGGCGCACCTGGTCAGGCCGAGCTTGAGGCCTGGG
It encodes:
- a CDS encoding PhoH family protein, with translation MSQHAAQANRIITLSLEPNDPQRLANLCGQRDEHLKLVESRLGVTLRNRGNVFQLAGPGHRVKAAANVLEHLYREAEASELSPDTVHLFLQESGREALDEEEGPAEDEVLLRTPKVLIKPRGQNQQSYVTSIRQHDINFGIGPAGTGKTYLAVAAAVEALNQQEVRRILLVRPAVEAGEKLGFLPGDLAQKIDPYLRPLYDALYEMLGFEQVGKLIERQVIEIAPLAYMRGRTLNNAFIILDESQNTTREQMKMFLTRIGFGSTAVITGDVTQVDLPRGQSSGLIQVLEVLKDTAGIGVTHFAAKDVVRHPLVQRIIEAYDSFEAAEEAQERARREAREREREALRLERERNREDDGK